The Natronoarchaeum mannanilyticum genome includes the window GCCGACGGTGGATGGACGTCCGACGCGTGGCGGTACCGCGAGGACCGCGCGTGACGGCGCCGAACTCGCCTTTTTCCGGGTGCGCGGTGGCGGCCACGAAACCGGGGAAAGTTTTATATAATTATCCCCAGTCTTCTATGATGAACCATGTCAAATGGGTCATCCGTTGTTAGCAGACGCTCGTTGATCAAGGGTATCGGTACGGGCGCTATCGCCGCGACCGCCGGCTGTTCCGGCCTCACGGGAGACGGCGGCGGTGGCGGTGGCGTCGACATGACGATCGCCAGCACGTTCGAGCCGGGCCACATCCTGGTCCAGACCTCCGAGATGTTCAAGGAGAACATCGAAGAGGAGTCGGACGGCGACATCTCCGTCCAGATCAGCGCCGGCGGTGCCTACGGCTCCGAGGACGAGACGGGCGAGATCGTCAGCCAGGGCGGCGTCGAGGCTCACGCCGCGGGTAGCTTCCCGTACTTCCAGTTCGCGCCCGAGTACTGGTTCTTCGGGTGCCCGTTCGTCCTCTCGAGCTACGACCAGCTGCTGTCGGTGCTGGATAGCGACCAGATGCAGGAGGCACACGACGCGCTCGTCGAGAGCGGGAACCAGCGCCCAATCGGCCAGCAGATCTACCGCGGCGCGCGCCACTTCACCTCAAACTCGCCGATCCGCGGCCCGAGCGACGTCGAGGGGCTCAACCTGCGCCTGCCGGAGCTCGACCCGTGGGTCGCCATCTGGGAGCAGGTCGGCGCCTCGCCGACGCCGATTGCGCTGGACGAGCTGTACAGCGCGCTCGAACAGGGGACGGCGGACGCATCGGAGGGCGGCGCGGAGCAGATCAGCTCGTTCAACCTCTACGAGGTCCAGAGCCACCTGAGCCTGACGAGCCACCTGATCGCGAACGGGAACATCTA containing:
- a CDS encoding TRAP transporter substrate-binding protein, producing MTIASTFEPGHILVQTSEMFKENIEEESDGDISVQISAGGAYGSEDETGEIVSQGGVEAHAAGSFPYFQFAPEYWFFGCPFVLSSYDQLLSVLDSDQMQEAHDALVESGNQRPIGQQIYRGARHFTSNSPIRGPSDVEGLNLRLPELDPWVAIWEQVGASPTPIALDELYSALEQGTADASEGGAEQISSFNLYEVQSHLSLTSHLIANGNIYINDDFYQGLDETHQDMIMEVGQSVTETASEESQSSEEELIQELGEQGMTIVEDVDTEAFQEQAEPAVEQLFEETWAFDWETVRNM